A genomic window from Micromonospora sp. WMMA1947 includes:
- a CDS encoding IS110 family transposase, with translation MSMLADLVEVVIGVDTHKDTHTAAVLDARTGAVLARVRVNTDPDGYAELVALADEQSGLRAWALEGTGGYGAGLHRYLADAGELVVELDRPKRPTRRAGAKSDPIDAERAARDALARTRLTQPKTGPQRAALQMRLTARRAAVEAATAAQRQLHAMVITAPEAVRTRFRGQRTRTMITTAGRLRPTTAGGDIEAATALAVLRDLARRIRTLETEAASHETAIRMIVRSWRPDLLDLTGVGPIVAATVLTAWSHPGRCRNDAAFAMLAGAAPIPASSGKTIRYRLNRSGDRQLNRALHTVALSRLRYDEPTRAYADRRRAQGKTDREIKRCLKRYIARDLYRRLESPPQPLDAP, from the coding sequence ATGTCCATGCTGGCAGATCTGGTCGAGGTCGTCATCGGCGTCGACACGCACAAAGACACCCACACCGCCGCGGTCCTCGATGCCCGCACCGGTGCCGTGCTGGCACGGGTCAGGGTGAACACCGACCCGGACGGCTACGCCGAGCTGGTAGCCCTGGCCGATGAGCAGTCAGGGTTGCGGGCCTGGGCGCTGGAGGGCACCGGCGGCTACGGCGCCGGCCTTCACCGTTATCTGGCCGATGCCGGTGAGCTGGTTGTCGAGCTGGACCGCCCCAAGCGGCCGACTCGCCGGGCCGGGGCGAAGTCCGACCCGATCGACGCCGAACGCGCCGCCCGTGATGCCCTGGCCCGCACCCGGCTGACGCAGCCCAAGACCGGGCCTCAGCGGGCAGCGCTGCAGATGCGGCTGACCGCCCGCCGGGCGGCCGTCGAGGCTGCCACCGCCGCCCAGCGGCAGCTGCACGCGATGGTCATCACCGCTCCCGAAGCGGTGCGAACCCGCTTTCGCGGGCAGCGCACCCGAACGATGATCACCACGGCTGGCCGGCTGCGACCGACCACGGCCGGTGGCGACATCGAGGCCGCCACCGCGCTGGCAGTGTTACGTGATCTCGCCCGACGCATTCGGACCTTGGAAACGGAGGCAGCCAGCCACGAGACAGCCATCCGCATGATCGTGCGCTCCTGGCGCCCCGACCTGCTCGACCTCACTGGCGTCGGACCCATCGTCGCCGCCACCGTCCTGACCGCCTGGTCCCACCCCGGACGCTGCCGCAACGACGCCGCGTTCGCCATGCTCGCCGGCGCCGCCCCGATCCCTGCTTCATCCGGCAAAACCATCCGCTACCGGCTCAACCGCTCAGGCGACCGGCAACTCAACCGCGCCCTGCACACCGTCGCCCTGTCCCGACTGCGCTACGACGAACCCACCCGCGCCTACGCCGACCGCCGCCGCGCCCAAGGCAAAACCGACCGAGAGATCAAACGCTGCCTCAAGCGATACATCGCAAGAGACCTCTACCGACGCCTCGAAAGCCCACCCCAGCCACTTGACGCGCCATAG
- a CDS encoding NAD(P)/FAD-dependent oxidoreductase: protein MTSTADAVVIGAGHNGLVAANLLVDAGWDVEVLEATEAPGGAVRSAYVTAPGYLSDLYSSFYPLGYASPVLDGLGLQRHGLSWTHAPDVLAHLLPDGRAAVVNRDLDTTAASLEAFAPGDGERWRHAYADWLQVAEPMLQTITTPFPPVRGGLGLLRQLRIGGALRLARRLVLPVRKLGAELFAGEGGPVLLAGCALHTDLSPEEAGSGVYGWLLAMLGQQVGWPVPVGGAQRITDALVARLVERGGRITYGARVERVLTARGRAMGVRTAGGTDWRARRAVLADVPAPALFLDLVGAAALPPRMVEDLAHFKWDGSTLKVDWALSAPVPWKNRDLAGAGTVHLGADMDGLTTYAAQLARGELPRDPFLLVGQMSVADPSHSPPGTESLWSYTHLPFRRDWRAEEVAGHVERMEEALEAAAPGFRASIVGRHVAGPADLEAAEPSLVGGALGGGTAAAYQQLFLRPIPGLGRADTPVDRLYLASASAHPGGGVHGAPGANAARAALARDRAVTGAVYARTIAAAHRTVYR, encoded by the coding sequence ATGACCTCCACCGCAGACGCCGTCGTCATCGGGGCCGGGCACAACGGGCTGGTGGCCGCGAACCTGCTGGTGGACGCCGGCTGGGACGTCGAGGTCCTGGAGGCCACCGAGGCGCCCGGCGGGGCGGTCCGCTCCGCGTACGTGACAGCGCCCGGTTACCTCAGCGACCTCTACAGCTCCTTCTACCCGCTCGGCTACGCCTCGCCGGTGCTCGACGGGCTGGGCCTGCAACGGCACGGCCTGTCCTGGACGCACGCGCCGGACGTCCTGGCGCACCTGCTGCCGGACGGCCGGGCCGCAGTGGTCAACCGCGATCTGGACACCACCGCCGCCTCGCTGGAGGCGTTCGCGCCCGGCGACGGTGAGCGCTGGCGGCACGCGTACGCCGACTGGCTCCAGGTGGCCGAGCCGATGCTGCAGACCATCACCACGCCGTTCCCGCCGGTACGCGGCGGGCTGGGCCTGCTGCGGCAGCTCCGCATCGGCGGCGCGCTCCGGCTCGCCCGCCGTCTCGTGCTGCCGGTACGCAAGCTCGGCGCGGAACTGTTCGCCGGCGAGGGCGGTCCGGTCCTGCTGGCCGGCTGCGCCCTGCACACCGACCTGTCCCCGGAGGAGGCCGGCTCCGGGGTGTACGGCTGGCTGCTCGCCATGCTCGGCCAGCAGGTGGGCTGGCCGGTGCCGGTCGGCGGCGCCCAGCGGATCACCGACGCGCTCGTCGCGCGGCTGGTCGAGCGGGGCGGGCGGATCACGTACGGCGCCCGGGTCGAGCGGGTGCTCACCGCCCGGGGCCGGGCGATGGGCGTGCGCACCGCCGGCGGCACCGACTGGCGGGCCCGGCGGGCGGTGCTCGCCGACGTACCCGCCCCGGCGCTCTTCCTCGACCTGGTCGGCGCGGCGGCGCTGCCGCCCCGGATGGTCGAGGACCTGGCGCACTTCAAGTGGGACGGCTCCACGCTCAAGGTCGACTGGGCGCTGTCCGCGCCGGTGCCGTGGAAGAACCGCGACCTGGCCGGCGCCGGCACCGTGCACCTGGGCGCCGACATGGACGGCCTCACCACGTACGCGGCGCAGCTGGCCCGCGGCGAGCTGCCACGGGATCCGTTCCTGCTGGTGGGGCAGATGTCGGTGGCCGACCCGAGCCACTCACCCCCCGGCACCGAGTCGCTCTGGTCCTACACCCACCTGCCGTTCCGCCGGGACTGGCGGGCCGAGGAGGTCGCGGGGCACGTGGAGCGGATGGAGGAGGCGCTGGAGGCGGCGGCACCCGGTTTCCGGGCGTCGATCGTCGGGCGGCACGTGGCCGGCCCGGCCGACCTGGAGGCCGCCGAGCCGAGCCTGGTCGGGGGAGCGCTCGGCGGCGGCACCGCCGCGGCGTACCAGCAGTTGTTCCTGCGGCCGATCCCCGGCCTGGGCCGGGCCGACACCCCGGTGGACCGGCTCTACCTGGCCAGCGCCTCCGCCCACCCGGGCGGCGGCGTCCACGGCGCGCCGGGGGCGAACGCGGCGCGCGCGGCGCTGGCGCGCGACCGGGCCGTCACCGGCGCGGTGTACGCCCGCACGATCGCCGCCGCTCACCGCACCGTCTACCGCTGA
- a CDS encoding aldehyde dehydrogenase family protein, whose product MYTVAQLIGGVWGAGGEGGELVVHDPADGSPVTRAPVATADEVAKAVEAARGVAAEWAATAPALRAAALHRAADAVEAAADELAEATTAEMGKPLDDARGGVAAGIGTLRQYAELAPVRGGRTLHGAHDALDFMAPEPRGVVAAITPWNDPVAVSCGLLGAALVTGNVVVHKPSERTPATGWLLARALDSALPAGVLSLLTGGGEVGAALAGQELDVIAHVGSTATGRAIAAAGARTGAKVLLENGGSDPLVVDADVDPIWAAEQAALGCFANAGQICVAVERIYVHRDVAEGFLDALVARAEALTVGPGRDPGTQLAPLVDRRHRDHVHGQVTAALADGARVRAGGVLPDGPGAFYPATVVEGCRHDMALVREETFGPVAPVVVVDSFSEGLRCAADSPYGLAATVLTGSMSHAQRAWRELPVGTVKINSVFGGAPGGAAQPRRGSGQGFGYGPELLDEFSTVKAVHLEAPGGGHW is encoded by the coding sequence ATGTACACGGTTGCGCAGCTCATTGGTGGAGTGTGGGGCGCCGGCGGCGAGGGTGGCGAACTGGTCGTCCACGATCCGGCGGACGGGTCGCCGGTGACCCGGGCGCCCGTCGCCACGGCCGACGAGGTGGCCAAGGCGGTGGAGGCGGCCCGGGGCGTGGCGGCGGAATGGGCCGCGACCGCACCGGCGCTACGGGCCGCGGCACTGCACCGGGCGGCGGACGCGGTCGAGGCGGCGGCCGATGAGCTGGCCGAGGCGACCACGGCGGAGATGGGCAAGCCGCTCGACGACGCGCGGGGCGGGGTGGCTGCGGGCATCGGCACGCTGCGACAGTACGCCGAGCTGGCCCCGGTACGGGGCGGCCGGACGCTGCACGGCGCGCACGACGCGCTGGACTTCATGGCCCCCGAGCCGCGCGGCGTGGTCGCCGCGATCACCCCGTGGAACGACCCGGTGGCGGTGTCCTGCGGCCTGCTCGGCGCGGCGCTGGTCACCGGCAACGTGGTGGTTCACAAGCCGAGCGAGCGGACCCCGGCGACCGGCTGGCTGCTGGCCCGCGCGCTGGACTCGGCGCTGCCGGCCGGGGTGCTGTCGCTGCTCACCGGCGGCGGCGAGGTGGGCGCCGCGCTGGCCGGTCAGGAGCTGGACGTGATCGCCCACGTCGGTTCCACTGCGACCGGCCGGGCGATCGCCGCCGCGGGCGCGCGGACGGGCGCGAAGGTGCTGCTGGAGAACGGCGGCAGCGACCCGCTCGTGGTGGACGCGGACGTCGACCCGATCTGGGCGGCCGAACAGGCGGCGCTGGGCTGCTTCGCCAACGCCGGTCAGATCTGCGTCGCGGTCGAGCGGATCTACGTGCACCGCGACGTCGCCGAGGGCTTCCTGGATGCGCTGGTGGCGCGCGCCGAGGCGCTCACCGTGGGCCCCGGCCGTGACCCGGGCACGCAGCTCGCGCCGCTGGTCGACCGGCGGCACCGGGACCACGTCCACGGTCAGGTCACCGCCGCGCTCGCCGACGGCGCCCGGGTACGCGCGGGCGGCGTGCTGCCGGACGGGCCCGGCGCGTTCTACCCGGCCACCGTGGTCGAGGGCTGCCGCCACGACATGGCGTTGGTCCGCGAGGAGACGTTCGGGCCGGTCGCGCCGGTGGTGGTGGTCGACTCGTTCAGCGAAGGGCTGCGCTGCGCCGCCGACTCCCCGTACGGCCTGGCCGCCACCGTGCTGACCGGCTCGATGAGCCACGCCCAGCGCGCCTGGCGGGAGCTGCCGGTCGGGACTGTGAAGATCAATTCGGTGTTCGGCGGGGCGCCGGGCGGTGCGGCCCAGCCGCGCCGGGGCAGCGGCCAGGGCTTCGGGTACGGCCCGGAACTGCTGGACGAGTTCAGCACCGTGAAGGCGGTGCACCTGGAGGCGCCGGGCGGCGGCCACTGGTGA
- a CDS encoding ChaB family protein — protein sequence MPGREVLPSTLRRSPAKAQRTWEKTHDSAVETYGEGERAHRTAFAAVKHEFEKVGDHWEPKGRKGPSDKQAAGGGPARRAPTAGGVDANATKDHLMEVAKKLDVRGRSRMTKPELVKAIEKANNNATRKARGGR from the coding sequence ATGCCCGGGCGCGAGGTACTGCCCAGCACGCTGCGGCGCTCCCCGGCGAAGGCGCAGCGGACCTGGGAGAAGACGCACGACTCGGCGGTCGAGACGTACGGCGAGGGGGAGCGGGCGCACCGCACCGCCTTCGCCGCGGTCAAGCACGAGTTCGAGAAGGTGGGCGACCACTGGGAGCCCAAGGGCCGCAAGGGGCCAAGCGACAAGCAGGCCGCGGGCGGCGGCCCGGCCCGGCGCGCGCCGACGGCCGGCGGGGTGGACGCCAACGCCACCAAGGACCACCTCATGGAGGTGGCGAAGAAGCTGGACGTGCGCGGCCGGTCCCGGATGACCAAGCCGGAGCTGGTCAAGGCCATCGAGAAGGCGAACAACAACGCGACCCGCAAGGCCCGCGGGGGTCGCTGA
- a CDS encoding YihY/virulence factor BrkB family protein encodes MTVTTPQTAGTRTRSRFPRRIRQLNWRTWRGVLVRSGKGFVTDNCADWAAALTYYGVLALFPSTIVVVALVGLVSDGPRTVDTVIDLAREIGAGSVVGNDAFVGVVRNVVEQQGSAKVLLSFGLLGALWSASGFIGAFTRASNAIYRVREGRPFYRLRPLQIGMAAVTIVLLAVVATGLIVSGPVTDAVGDLLHAGAVARTTWSVAKWPLLAVVAMTLLSLLFWIAPNVRQPRFRWLTPGGALALVAWVLASFGFGLYVANFGSYDVTYGSLGAVIAFLVWLYLSNCALMLGVQVNAELQRGRAMQAGVEEPDDPVLPPRAPADDEKAEEADGEKATAQKTADRLPPG; translated from the coding sequence ATGACCGTGACGACACCGCAGACGGCCGGCACCCGGACGCGGTCCCGTTTCCCCCGCCGGATCCGTCAGCTGAACTGGCGCACCTGGCGCGGTGTACTGGTACGCAGCGGCAAGGGTTTCGTCACCGACAACTGCGCGGACTGGGCCGCGGCGCTCACCTACTACGGCGTGCTGGCGCTGTTCCCGTCCACGATCGTGGTGGTGGCGCTGGTCGGCCTGGTCTCCGACGGCCCGCGCACCGTCGACACGGTGATCGACCTGGCCCGGGAGATCGGCGCGGGCTCGGTGGTCGGCAACGACGCGTTCGTGGGTGTGGTGCGCAACGTGGTCGAGCAGCAGGGCTCGGCGAAGGTGCTGCTCAGCTTCGGTCTGCTCGGTGCGCTCTGGTCCGCGTCCGGGTTCATCGGCGCGTTCACCCGCGCCTCCAACGCGATCTACCGGGTGCGGGAGGGCCGGCCGTTCTACCGGCTGCGCCCGTTGCAGATCGGCATGGCCGCGGTGACGATCGTGCTGCTCGCCGTGGTGGCCACCGGGCTGATCGTCAGCGGCCCGGTCACCGACGCGGTCGGTGACCTGCTGCACGCCGGGGCGGTGGCCCGTACGACGTGGTCGGTGGCGAAGTGGCCGCTGCTCGCGGTGGTCGCCATGACGCTGCTGTCGCTGCTGTTCTGGATCGCGCCGAACGTGCGGCAGCCGCGGTTCCGCTGGCTCACCCCGGGCGGCGCGCTGGCGCTGGTGGCCTGGGTGCTCGCCTCCTTCGGCTTCGGCCTGTACGTGGCGAACTTCGGCTCGTACGACGTCACGTACGGCAGTCTCGGCGCGGTCATCGCGTTCCTGGTGTGGCTCTACCTGTCCAACTGCGCGTTGATGCTCGGCGTACAGGTGAACGCCGAGCTGCAACGCGGGCGGGCGATGCAGGCCGGGGTCGAGGAGCCGGACGACCCGGTGCTGCCGCCGCGCGCGCCGGCGGACGACGAGAAGGCAGAAGAGGCCGACGGCGAGAAGGCGACTGCGCAGAAGACGGCCGACCGGTTGCCGCCCGGATGA
- a CDS encoding DUF2795 domain-containing protein produces MERGSSKHSPRVDDQMSSEVSGLVQGTGTGGSRAEEFRVPEPAGEDQPEATTAPAGELRSGAPQGMSSEDVEARSRLGRFITMTALPGDREALLANARENEAPTDIVAALETLPDGARYQTISEVWAALGHRNETTRW; encoded by the coding sequence ATGGAACGTGGCAGCAGCAAGCACTCGCCCAGGGTCGACGACCAGATGAGCAGCGAGGTCAGCGGTCTCGTCCAAGGCACCGGCACCGGCGGTTCGCGGGCCGAGGAGTTCCGGGTCCCGGAGCCGGCCGGCGAGGACCAGCCGGAGGCCACCACGGCGCCGGCCGGGGAGTTGCGCAGCGGCGCGCCGCAGGGCATGAGCTCCGAGGACGTCGAGGCGCGCAGCCGTCTGGGGCGGTTCATCACGATGACCGCCCTGCCCGGCGACCGGGAGGCGCTGCTTGCCAACGCGCGGGAGAACGAGGCGCCGACGGACATCGTCGCCGCCCTGGAGACCCTGCCCGACGGCGCCCGCTACCAGACGATCTCCGAGGTGTGGGCCGCACTCGGGCACAGGAACGAGACGACGCGCTGGTGA
- a CDS encoding SRPBCC family protein, protein MSGVTEHVDVDVPIRTAYDQWTQFEEFPHFMDGVQEVRQLSDTMTHWTVEIAGVKREFDAEITEQLPDERVAWRSTGGTQQAGVVTFHRLDEGHTRVTLQMEFEPHGVVEQAGDKLGVVDRRAKGDLERFKQFIERRGQETGAWRGAVDRPTP, encoded by the coding sequence ATGAGTGGCGTTACCGAGCACGTGGACGTGGACGTCCCGATCCGGACCGCGTACGACCAGTGGACCCAGTTCGAGGAGTTCCCGCACTTCATGGACGGCGTGCAGGAGGTCCGGCAGCTCTCCGACACGATGACTCACTGGACCGTCGAGATCGCGGGCGTGAAGCGCGAGTTCGACGCCGAGATCACCGAGCAGCTGCCGGACGAGCGGGTGGCGTGGCGTTCCACCGGGGGCACCCAGCAGGCGGGCGTGGTGACCTTCCACCGCCTCGACGAGGGGCACACCCGGGTCACGCTGCAGATGGAGTTCGAGCCGCACGGCGTGGTCGAGCAGGCCGGCGACAAGCTGGGCGTGGTCGACCGGCGCGCCAAGGGCGACCTGGAGCGGTTCAAGCAGTTCATCGAGCGACGCGGTCAGGAGACCGGCGCCTGGCGCGGTGCTGTCGACCGCCCCACCCCCTGA
- a CDS encoding DUF6401 family natural product biosynthesis protein, giving the protein MRVPNNRVATRSAAVAARSTLTSLTAAVGTAGLAAAHANPGLLAEVDQHAAGVRDSLDGDRRPLTVAALAGYAEGLRDAAAEHGWTPPAEPDWSEPDWTLTRLLAVCLLARGLDPRHLA; this is encoded by the coding sequence ATGCGCGTGCCGAACAACCGGGTCGCGACCCGCTCCGCGGCGGTGGCCGCGCGGTCGACCCTCACCTCGCTGACCGCCGCCGTCGGCACCGCCGGCCTCGCCGCGGCCCACGCCAACCCCGGGCTGCTCGCCGAGGTCGACCAGCACGCCGCCGGGGTACGCGACAGCCTCGACGGCGACCGCCGCCCGCTGACGGTGGCGGCGCTCGCCGGGTACGCCGAGGGTCTGCGCGATGCTGCGGCCGAGCACGGCTGGACGCCGCCGGCCGAGCCGGACTGGTCCGAGCCGGACTGGACGCTCACCCGGCTGCTCGCGGTGTGCCTGCTGGCCCGCGGGCTGGACCCGCGACACCTGGCCTGA
- a CDS encoding SpoIIE family protein phosphatase: protein MPGTVGRVPTPSAPAPGAPTDPVVAGQAAGTAHPWAGTPLGAPHTWDPAVRAVADVVLASPVPMALLLGDDLVVFYNDGYAELIGDRHPEALGRPAAEAFAEVWRDPGAGEALERVYRHGEPFLQREAVLPADRHGPTEPAVFTRGHCPVRDSAGRIAGVLTVSAQTTQLTQQLQSLSDFAAALAGTLTLDDVARVALRYCLHSFDADRVSFAVDEGSAWRLVRRIRGELLDEADERLPPLWRRMSAESALPAVVSARSGVASFTADGQPLRGVAADRHDEKIRALAALPLRTTVVRGSLTIGYREPRPWSPAERALLAASAELVGQAAERARRFETQHGTAQMLQRSMLPERLPELPRLRIAARYDPGVDGNAAGGDFYDAFLLPTGALGVVLGDVAGHDVQAAARMGQVRAALRALALVDPRPDAVLDGLDRLVSSLGVEGGTQELFVTVVFGVVEADRELITLASAGHPAPLIRRAGPDAAAAEFVDVPPAPPLGLGGRARTATVPFRPGDTLLLYSDGVVERRWQDLAAGMAGLGAAVTGAAGGDPRALCAVATASVPGATEDDVAVLAVEYAVRPSRSASMEVPAEPTAPSRVRHWMTAQLGEWNVPEAVIGAAVLCTSELTTNALLHAGTAARVEVDLSAERLLVSVADSGTRGQVTRAQTDTLSSRGRGLGLIEELSDAWGTDPTVRGSTVWFEILIPADEPRVGDAPGG from the coding sequence ATGCCAGGCACCGTCGGTCGGGTTCCCACACCGTCCGCCCCCGCACCGGGAGCGCCCACCGATCCCGTCGTCGCCGGGCAGGCGGCCGGGACCGCCCACCCGTGGGCCGGTACACCGCTGGGCGCCCCGCACACGTGGGACCCCGCGGTACGCGCCGTCGCGGACGTGGTGCTCGCCTCCCCGGTGCCGATGGCGCTGCTCCTCGGCGACGACCTGGTGGTCTTCTACAACGACGGGTACGCCGAGCTGATCGGCGACCGGCACCCGGAGGCGCTGGGCCGGCCGGCGGCCGAGGCGTTCGCCGAGGTGTGGCGCGACCCGGGCGCCGGCGAGGCGCTGGAACGGGTCTACCGGCACGGCGAGCCGTTCCTGCAGCGGGAGGCGGTGCTGCCGGCCGACCGGCACGGACCGACCGAGCCGGCCGTGTTCACCAGGGGCCACTGCCCGGTCCGTGACTCGGCCGGCCGCATCGCCGGCGTACTCACCGTCTCGGCGCAGACCACCCAGCTGACCCAGCAGTTGCAGAGCCTGAGCGACTTCGCGGCGGCGCTGGCCGGCACGCTCACGCTCGACGACGTGGCGCGGGTGGCGCTGCGCTACTGCCTGCACTCCTTCGACGCCGACCGGGTGTCCTTCGCGGTGGACGAGGGCAGCGCGTGGCGGCTGGTCCGCCGCATCCGCGGTGAGCTGCTCGACGAGGCCGACGAGCGGCTGCCCCCGCTGTGGCGCCGGATGTCCGCCGAGTCGGCCCTGCCGGCGGTGGTGAGCGCGCGCAGTGGCGTCGCCTCGTTCACCGCCGACGGGCAGCCGCTGCGCGGCGTCGCGGCGGACCGGCACGACGAGAAGATCCGCGCGCTCGCGGCGCTGCCGCTGCGCACGACTGTGGTCCGTGGCTCGCTCACCATCGGCTACCGGGAGCCGCGGCCCTGGTCCCCCGCGGAACGGGCGCTGCTGGCCGCGTCCGCGGAGCTGGTCGGTCAGGCCGCCGAGCGGGCCCGCCGCTTCGAGACCCAGCACGGCACCGCTCAGATGCTGCAGCGCAGCATGCTGCCGGAACGGCTGCCGGAGCTGCCCCGGCTGCGCATCGCCGCGCGCTACGACCCGGGCGTCGACGGCAACGCGGCCGGCGGCGACTTCTACGACGCGTTCCTGCTGCCCACCGGCGCGCTCGGCGTGGTGCTGGGCGACGTGGCCGGGCACGACGTGCAGGCCGCCGCCCGGATGGGCCAGGTACGCGCCGCGCTGCGCGCGCTCGCCCTGGTCGACCCCCGCCCGGACGCGGTGCTCGACGGGCTGGACCGGCTGGTCAGCAGCCTCGGCGTCGAGGGCGGCACCCAGGAGCTGTTCGTGACTGTGGTCTTCGGCGTGGTCGAGGCGGACCGCGAGCTGATCACGCTCGCCAGCGCCGGTCATCCCGCGCCGCTGATCCGGCGCGCCGGACCCGACGCGGCGGCCGCCGAGTTCGTCGACGTGCCGCCCGCTCCTCCGCTGGGCCTGGGCGGGCGGGCGCGTACCGCCACCGTGCCGTTCCGGCCCGGCGACACCCTGCTGCTCTACAGCGACGGCGTGGTGGAGCGACGCTGGCAGGACCTGGCCGCCGGGATGGCCGGGCTGGGCGCGGCGGTGACCGGGGCGGCCGGCGGTGACCCGCGCGCGCTGTGCGCGGTGGCGACCGCGTCGGTGCCGGGCGCCACCGAGGACGACGTGGCGGTACTCGCGGTGGAGTACGCGGTGCGCCCCAGCCGGTCGGCGAGCATGGAGGTGCCGGCCGAGCCGACCGCGCCGAGCCGGGTCCGGCACTGGATGACCGCGCAGCTCGGCGAGTGGAACGTGCCCGAGGCGGTGATCGGCGCGGCGGTGCTGTGCACGAGCGAGCTGACCACGAACGCGCTGCTGCACGCCGGCACCGCCGCCCGGGTCGAGGTCGACCTGTCCGCGGAGCGGCTGCTGGTGTCGGTGGCCGACTCGGGCACCCGGGGTCAGGTCACCCGGGCGCAGACCGACACGCTCAGCAGCCGGGGCCGCGGGCTGGGCCTGATCGAGGAGCTGAGCGACGCCTGGGGCACCGATCCGACCGTACGCGGCTCGACGGTGTGGTTCGAGATCCTCATTCCGGCGGATGAGCCGCGCGTCGGCGACGCTCCGGGCGGGTAG
- a CDS encoding HAD family hydrolase produces the protein MADDKRRGVLFDVDGTLVDTTYLHTVSWWEALRQADHRVPMARIHRSIGMGSDKLLDHLLGAERDRDADGRLRDAHDALYGEYWERLAPLPGARELLRACAERGLRVVLATSAAEHEVTALRAALDADDVIDSVTSSADAQESKPAPDILVAALEQSGLAAERVVFVGDSVWDVAAAGKLDIPCIGLTCGGTGRAELAGAGAVAVYDDPAALLDALPDSAIGTLG, from the coding sequence ATGGCCGACGACAAGCGACGCGGTGTCCTCTTCGATGTGGACGGCACCCTGGTCGACACGACGTACCTGCACACGGTGAGCTGGTGGGAGGCGCTGCGGCAGGCCGACCACCGGGTGCCGATGGCGCGCATCCACAGGTCCATCGGCATGGGCTCGGACAAGCTGCTCGACCACCTGCTGGGCGCGGAGCGGGACCGGGACGCCGACGGCCGGCTGCGCGACGCGCACGACGCGCTCTACGGCGAGTACTGGGAGCGGCTCGCGCCACTGCCCGGGGCGCGGGAGCTGCTGCGGGCCTGCGCGGAGCGCGGGCTGCGGGTGGTGCTGGCGACCTCGGCGGCCGAGCACGAGGTCACCGCGCTGCGGGCGGCGCTGGACGCCGACGACGTGATCGACTCGGTCACCTCGTCGGCCGACGCGCAGGAGAGCAAGCCGGCGCCGGACATCCTGGTCGCCGCGCTGGAGCAGTCGGGGCTGGCCGCCGAGCGGGTGGTGTTCGTCGGCGACTCGGTGTGGGACGTCGCTGCCGCCGGCAAGCTGGACATCCCCTGCATCGGCCTGACCTGCGGCGGGACCGGCCGCGCGGAACTGGCCGGCGCGGGCGCGGTGGCGGTCTACGACGACCCGGCGGCGCTGCTGGACGCCCTGCCGGACAGCGCCATCGGCACGCTCGGCTGA